In Bacteroides cellulosilyticus, the genomic stretch TTCTTTGATATTAGAAAACAAAACAGCAAATTACTTATTAAAATGTAATGTATGCCCCATGCGTTCCTTCTTTGTACGCAGGTAACGTTCATTGTACTGATTCGGGGTAGTTTCAATAGGAACAATCTCTGTAATCTCCAGTCCATAAGCCTCCAGCCCCACACGCTTCACAGGATTATTTGTCATCAGTCTCATTTTGTGTACACCCAATTCACGCAGAATCTGAGCACCTACACCATAATCACGCTCATCAGCCAGGTGTCCCAGACAGATGTTGGCATCCACCGTATCCAGTCCGTCTTCCTGCAACTTATACGCTTTCATCTTCTCCATCAAACCAATACCACGCCCTTCCTGGTTCAGATAAACAACTACTCCTTTACCGGCTTTATTAATCATTTCCATAGCCTTATGCAGTTGTTCGCCGCAGTCGCAACGCTTGGAGCCAAATATATCTCCTGTGGCACAAGAGGAATGCACACGTACCAGAATCGGCTCATCTTGCTCCCACGTACCTCTGAACAGAGCCACGTGCTCCAGACCGTTAGATTTCTGACGGAAAGGGATCAATCGGAAATGTCCGTGTTCGGTAGGCATATCTACTTCTACACCTTCTTCCACAATGGATTCTTGTTTCAGGCGATAGGCAATCATGTCACGGATAGAAATCAGCTTCAGGTTAAATTCGTCAGCCATCTTACGCAATTCGGGCAGACGAGCCATTGATCCATCTTCATTCATGATTTCCATAAGTGCACCCGCAGGATAAAGACCTGCCATACGGGCCATATCAATCGTAGCTTCTGTATGTCCGGCACGACGTAATACACCTTTTTCCTGAGCATACAAGGGATTGATGTGTCCCGGACGTCCGAAGGTTGCCGGAGTAGAAGCCGGATCGGCAAGCGCCTGAATGGTAGCTGCACGGTCGGCAGCAGAAACGCCGGTAGTACAACCTTCCAATTTATCGATAGTCACCGTAAAAGGGGTGCCCAATACGGAAGTATTGTCACTGACCTGATGAGGCAAATCTAATTCTTTACAGCGTGACACGGTAACCGGCGCACAAAGCACACCACGTGCATGCTTCAACATAAAGTTTACCTTCTCAGGAGTTATTTTCTCCGCAGCGATAATCAAGTCACCCTCGTTTTCACGGTCTTCATCATCCACCACAATCACAAAGTTACCAGCCTTGAAGTCTTCAATCGCCTCTTCTATTGTATCTAATTTCACTTTTTCCATTCTGTATTCTCCTTTATTTATTTAGGTTATTTCAGATTAGTTTCTATTATCTTTTGAACGTCTCCATTAGTCTTGATAATCCGCTCCATATCCTTATTCAACCGGATACGGAATGCCCAGATGCGGAAGTAGAAGAACAATCCTATCGGCACCAACAATCCACAGGCCATATTCAGCCAATAATTACGGAAAGGACGCAAGTGAGCATGAACCGGAATAATAGGATAGTTATTCAGTGCATTCAGCAAATGAACAGATTTAGTATTGGACATCTCTTCTACTAATTTCTCAAGACGCTCATTTATATCTTCTATTTCTTCATCGATTGAGTCTGCCATCCACAACTTGAAATAGTTGGGAGCACGCTTCAACGCTTTCTTTTCAGCATACGCACGGCAATCAGCAGACAGTGCCTGCAAGTCGGCAGGCAAATGAGTATAGTCAGGATCGTGTATAATCACCTCTTTACGGAATAGATGGCGCACACTGCGTATACCGACGATCTTCTTAAACCAACTCACATAGGCATCGGCATTCAATACCACGGAGTCATTATTGGACTTATAAGTAAGGAATGCACCCAATGGAGCCAAGATAGCTGTACTGGTCCACATACCCATCCAGACAACCCACTGTCCATCACGTGCCATTTTATAGCCCGTATTATTAATAATGTAGTAAATAATAAAAATAAGAACGGATACCACAACCGGCATACCTAAACCGCCTTTACGGATAATTCCACCCAACGGAGCACCGATAAAAAAGAAGATAAGGCATGCCACCGAAAGTGTTAATTTCTCATGCCAGGACGTCATATGACGGCGAAGGCTGGTATCTGTCTGCGACATACTATAACTCTTGACACTCCAATCACTCCCCGCACTCTCTGCACGGCTCACGGCAGTAGAGATAATCTTCTGCTTCTGTGATAAGGTAGCCACATTGAAAAGACTGTCCACATTGTATTCTCCCAAATGTGCCTGCTCTATCTTCAGTGTATCAGCTTTCTTCAAGTCAGCAGAAATCTTGTAAGTGCCATTCATCGCTTCCTTGAAATAGACACGCCCCACACTGTCATTCTGCACCCTCATGGAGTCAATACCCGCTTGCAGCATCGCCATATCCTTGCTGTTGGACTGATTACTCATGATACCGGCATCCACCATATTAAAATCGGAATTGAACTCAATAATAGCATGCTTCTCCCGGAACGCTTCCCGACGATAAGGCACATTCTTCTGATTCATATTCTGCGATTTCAGATTTTCAAACTGCTCACCACTATAAAGATGCAAATACAAATGCTGTTTATCAGCCGTCATTTCCAGTCTTCCAGAATCAGACTTGATAATCTGCGCATTCTCAAACCCCTTTTCGAAGTTATAAATCAGCACGTCGTAAAGCATACCCGTTTTACGGTTCTTATGTTTTACATAAAGGTTATAGCCATCAATCTCGTCATAGAAAACTCCTTCCGGTATATCCAATTCCGGAGATTTCTGCTTCATGGAAATTAGCAATGTCCACAACTTAGTCTGCGCCTTCGGTCCTATTACATTTTGGAAATAAAAAGAAACGCCACAGATGAAAATGATAAACACAATCAACGGGCGCATAATCTTAAGTAGTGAGATACCCGCCGCCTTCATGGCCAGCAGCTCAAAACGTTCACCAAAATTACCAAAAGTGATAAGTGCCGCCAGCAGAATAGCCAACGGCAATGAAGCCGGCACCAATGTTAGGGCGGAATAAAAGAAAAATTGTGCAAGGACACTCATTTCTAATCCTTTTCCCACCATTTCATCAACGTACTTCCATAGGAACTGCATCATGAAAATGAAAAGGCAAATGAAAAAAGTGCCCATAAAGAGCGTGCAGAAGCTCTTCAATATAAATATATCTAACTTTTTTATGCGCAGCATTTTACTCGTTTCATGCAATGAAGACACAAAATTAGCATAAAAAAGGGAGTGTGGAAAATTTTTATATCAAAGTTAACTAAAAACCGCACGTTCTCCGCAGAGTATCTACCTGAGAGTCCCATAACTCGCGCAAATCTTTCACCTCATCCGCCGCAGCGAAATCAGTAACTTCTAGCACGAAATCGTTAGTCAGTTCATTGTTTGTCATCTTTAATTCAAAATATTCCCGCTCATATTCATCATCCAGCCAACGGAAGCGAATAAAAGAGAAAGCCCGCACAGCGATAATCTCTGCGTCACGACGTTCCGTCTTTCCCCAGAAGAAGGTGACAATCTTATCGTCCGACTGTACCCTGTCTGCAAACCAGCCCTCCAAACCGGTGGGGGTACTTATCGCGGACCAAAGAATGCTTTTAGAAGTTGCATTCAAGAGGTATTCCCGATGAATCTTTTGTCTTTCCATAGTTCATATTTGCTTTTTATTGCGGCGGCAAGATAGAGACTTTTTTCTAATTACGGAATATATTTCTCCAAATTTATTCATCCGGCCTTTCCTTTTACCACATAACTCCCTGATACTGTTCTTAAAAGAGGTATATAGAAAGGTTATTTTTCTTTGTATCGTTTCTATTCAATAAATTATTTCGCAGAAAATCTTCACAAATATTTTGGCGATTTAAAGAAAAGCTATATCTTTGCACCCGCAAACAAGAAATGATGGCGGGATAGCTCAGCTGGTTAGAGCGCATGATTCATAATCATGAGGTCCCCGGTTCAATCCCGGGTCCCGCTACAAAGAAGATTTAGACTGTTAGGAGGCTTCCACTCTTGGCGGTCTTTTTTGTTTTTTGCCTCAATTGGTAGCAGGTGACGCTATAGGTGACGCTAATTATCCCCCCGTTGGGGGTACCCGATTCCGTTGACGGAATACGTAAGAGGTATGTAAAAAAGCAAGTAATATATGTGTATAAATTCCCTTTTTGTACAAGGAAAATTTATCGCTGATTATCAAGGCACTACAAAGTATCAATTTCTTGTCGACAAGAAGTTAGGAGTTTGTCGACAAGAAGTCAACTTCTTGCCAACAAACTCCTAACTTCCTGCAAAAGGGGAAATAGCAAATACTCCGGTTTCCATACACCGCATGATTGATAGAACGACTAGTCCAAAATGACAAAATGTCAATAGTACCGTCTTACGTTTCTTTCTTTCGCATCAATGCTACTGTGATGCAGGAAAACGCAAGGATTTTCTATTAAGCAAATACTACATGATACATAATAATATCATAAAGCGTCTTTTCGGAAGAAAACTCAATCTGCCTCATCCTTATTAATCATAAATTGGACAGATTTCTAAAAAAACGATTATTGGACTCCGTTGCTTATCCTCTTCAAAATAGAGAAATATCACCTGTTTTTCGGAGGGGCTACACCCTTTTTCAGTGATGGCGTCACCTTGTTATGAATAAGGTGTAGCCCTGTGAAGTAAAGGGTGTAGCCTTAATAAATGAAAGAGTATTTATTTTCGCAGAAAAGATAGTCTGTTTGGGTGAAAAAGATCATGTAATTATATAAGATAGACCATCTGTTGCATGCAAACAGATGGTCTGATTCTGACAAACTAAGGTTTCAATCTTCTGGAAACACCTTTCTGGCCGAAAGCCTTATTACCAATAATGAGGAAAAGCAGACATAATGCAACAAAACATCCTATTTGGCTATCCTATTGTCATATCAAGTCAGAAATGGAAGTTCCAACATAAATAAAACAGCTGATGAAACTATTTCAACTTTAAATTACTTCTTACAGCCGCAGCAGCGGGCTCACTTGGTGCAACGGATTTCCGGGTACAATAATCAAACTCGGCTGATTTATCACCGCTGAATGACTTCCATTTCAGTTTCAACTTAACAGTTTTACCCTCCGTATCAGGCAATTCATCTAACTTAAAGGCAACCAAACCATCATCCGTATTTCCATACGTATCACCATACGCATTATGCCGGAACTCCACTTCATAAGGATTATCCGGATTTTGTCCTAACAATAAGTTTACAAAATGTTTCTGCGAGCCTCCCCATACAGTTCTGAAACGAAGTGTCAGATAGCCATCTTCTGCGAGAGTCACCCAGTCATTTACTATTTCTACAGGATCTGTACCATATATTTTATCATTTTCTTCTCCCAAATCCGGAGCAATAGGCTTTGTCAAGATACTGTCTATCCAGTTGATGTGCACAGCTTTCGTGTATTCACCACTGGCTTCGTCCACTTCACTGTAATTCATCAATGCTCTGACCTCTTTGTCTCCAAAAGGAGAGGTTTTCACATTGGTCGGTAATAAGGTCGTCTTATCATCCAACTGCAAGAAAAATGCTCCATCGGCAGCTTCCTTCACTGTCACAAGGGCGTTAGGATACCTCAGGTAATAAGCGTTATTGTCGTCGTCGTCCAGACAGGACTGAAAACCTATAGAAGTGGCTACTACTGTTGCCACGGCAAGTGCTTTACTAAATACTGAATTAATTTTCATAATGTACTTCCTCTAATTAAATATTCAAAATAACTTCTTTGTATTAGAGAAATAACAAATTAGAAAAAAGACTGCATGGCATATTGTTAATTAACAATAATGTCTATTATTTCCAAATCATCCGGCACGTGTACCACACCGGAAAATCCCTGAGCTGCTTCTTCCATATAACACGCTTTACGCGTATTCAGCGTCTTATCTTCCGTATGATATAACAACAGATTCTTCACTTTCAGTTCTTCCGCCAGCTTCCCGGCATCCAGTGCCGTACTATGGTGTTTCTCATAAGGTTTGAATATATCACGGTCTTTATACAGACAGAAAGCCTCGCACAACAACCAGTCAGCCCCTTCCACATAAGGACGATTCTTCTCATTATAAGGTTCATCTCCAAGACAAACCAGCGATTGGGCATTCGGCAATGTGGTACGAAACCCATATTGTTTCTCTTTAGTCGATCCTATATCAAAAGATTGTAGTTTTAACTCCCCTGCTTTAAATGTCTCTCCGTCCTTAACCTCACAAAGTTCAATACCATTTCCCAAATACTGTACTATTTTCTTAGGCAACGTCATCCGGCAGATCCAATCCAGAACTTGTAATACTTTATCATGTCCATACACCCGGAAGACTCCTGCATATTTTCCACTTTGCATCCGTTGTGCCACCATCCGGATTACCCATACCACACCCAATATATGATCCGTATGAGCATGTGTCACAAACATATCATGAATACGTTCAATGGCGATACCGGCTTTCTCCAACTGAACCAATATTCCATTTCCTCCACCGGCATCCACAAGCAGCACATTTTCAGCTGTCCGGATTGCGAAACAAGTATTATAGCATCTGGTAACGCCTGCATTACCTGTACCTAACATAATAATCTGAATATCCTTCATCCTCTTAATTCTATAATTACGAAATCTGAGCCACAAAGATAAACAGAATATGCCATTCTATAAGGAAAAATCAAAGCTCTCCTTATAGAATGGCATATTTATAACAGTATAGTAAAGTATATAATTACTTACTGAAATCTCTTGGAGCCGGAACAGGCGGCAATGGTTTACGGTTCTGCAACTCCTTCATTACTTCCTCAATAGCCTTATTGAGCTGTTCGTCTTCACCGTTCCATTCCTTCACAGGATCGTTATCAATCAAGATATCCGGATCGACACCATGATTTTCAATAATCCACTGGCCTGTTTTCGCATCATAACTGGTGAAGAAAGGAACACGGATATCCGTACCATCCATATAAGGCAATGGTCCGCTAATACCTACAATACCACCCCAGGTACGGGTACCGATTAGTTTACCAAGCCCCAATGCACGGAAGCCCCATGGAAAGAGGTCACCGTCGGAAGCAGAATATTTATTAATCAAACAAACCTTCGGCCCCACTTGCACGGCATCGGGTATAGTGCCGACACGCTTCGTTCCACGTCCCATCGTCAAGCGGTAAGGTTCGCGAGACAAACGTTCCAGAATCATCGGAGATACATTACCGCCACCATTAGCACGATCATCTATAATCAGACCTTCCTTGTCGAGCTGCGGATAGAAATAACGGGAGAACTCGTTCAGACCTTCAGGGCCCATATCAGGAATATAGATATAACCAATACGTCCATTGGATGCCTTATCCACCTTCTTCAGGTTATTCTGTACCCAGTTATAATGATAAAGAGGATATTCATTTTCCAGCGGACTGATGACAATCTTTCTTGCACCTGCCAATTGCGGCTTGCTGTTCAACGAGATTTCTGTCGGTACATCAGCCTTTCCTACCAGTAAAGCATAGATATTCTTCACCGTATTCGTCGGTATGCCATCAATGGCGACAATGTATTCCCCAGCCTTAGCCTCAATACCCGGTTCAGTAAGCGGAGAACGCAGTTCCTTACTCCAGGAAGCACCGGGAAGTATCTTATCCAAACGGAAGAAACCGCTCTTATCTGCCGATACCTCAGCACCCAGCAAACCAGTCTTGATACGTGCCGGTTTATCCGTTTCACCCGGATTGACATATGCGTGTCCGCAGTTAAGCTCACCAATCATCTCTCCAATGATATAGTTCAGGTCGAGACGCGTCTTTGCATAAGGCAGCAGAACAGAATATTTCTGTTTGATTGCTTTCCAATCCACACCATGCATATTCTCCAGATAAAAACCGTCACGATAAGCACGCCACGCCTCATCAAAGATTTGTGCCCATTCCTTGGAGTAATCTATCGTAATGGACATATTATCCATATTGACAGGCGTACTCAGATTAGCCGCTCCTTCCGGTATAGCGGTTACATAAAGCTTGTTATCCTTGTAGAACAAAGACTTTTGACTACCCGGAGTAACCGTCATCATTGCACCATCGGCAACCGTTTCTTCTTTCTGACCTTCAAGATCAAAAAACTTCGTTCCGCCATTGCCCCAGTAATATACCTTCTTTCCGTTTGAATAGAAATTAGCATAATAAGAAGCCGACAATGGAAGCTTGACGATACGGTCGGTGATACCTTCCGGATCAAACTTGACGAGTGACGCAGAAGCTGTTTCCTGTTTCGCGTCTTTCTTTCCGGCAGTCTTTTCAGCAGCCTTCGGGGCCTCACTTTCCCTGTCACTCTTCACTCCGGCATCTTTCTGTATGAAAGGTGACGGGGTATCTTTCGAGAGCAAAGCAAGATAAACTCCATACATATTATTATAGACATGGTTCCATTCCAACCAGCCGTATGTAGGATTGAAATCGCGGGCAGATGAGAAAATCAGATACTTACCATCCGTACTGAATACCGGTGATGAAGAATTATACCACTTGTCCGTCACCGGATATTCCTTCTTTCCAGCAATATCATAGACATATACAACTGTTATTTCATTATCTGCATCACGGGTATAGGTCAGCCATTTGCTATCCGGCGAGAAAGTCACATCCTGTGGTTCCCCCATCGGGTCCTGCAATAGCATAGTCACCTGTCGTGAAGCTACATCCAGAAGATTGATACGATTCTGACGGTCGGTATAAACAATCTTCTTACTGTCCGGACTCCATTCGAAAGAGCGGATATACGTATCATTATTCTTGGTCAGCTGCACCGGATTGCCTTCCACTGCATCCTGAAGATAAAGCTCGGTCTCTCCGGTAGCATCCGAAATATAAGCAATGTATTTTCCATCAGGAGACCATTGCGCATTACGTTCGTGAGCACCCGGAGTGCGGGTTATATTTTTCGTCACCCCCTTGGTCGAGGGCAGATTAAAAACCTCTCCGCGGGCAGTTACCACCACCCGTTCTCCATCGGGAGATGCACTGGCAGCAGTCAGATACTTAGCTCCATTCTTTATGGCGCTACGAGCATAGATATTATCCGAAGCAAGACTGATATTTACTTTCTCGGGCTGACGGGTGGCAGCATCCATCTTATAGATATATCCGCCATTCTCAAACACAATGGTATTGCCGGAAGCACTCGGAAACTTTACATCATATTCGGTAAAGTTAGTAATCTTCGACGTCTGTTTTGTCTTCGTATTATAAACAAAGATATTCATGGTGCGATCACGATCGGAAAGGAAAAAGACATCATCGCCGATCCACATGGGGAAGATATCCTGAGCAACATTATTCGTTATATTCTCCACTGATTTCTTTGCGGGATTGTATATCCAAATGTCATCCGCCATACCGCCTTTGTAGTACTTCCAGGTGCGGAATTCGCGCATGGTGCGGTTATAAGCCAGTTGTTTCCCGTCGGGAGAGTAGCTACAGAAGCCACCTTCCGGCAAGGGAATGATTTCGGGCAAGCCGCCTTCCTGGTTAACAGTATAGAGTTTGCCGGAAAAACCACTGCTGATGCGGTTACGATATACGATTTGTTTGCCGTCGGGGCTCCATGCCATTACGATATTATTAGGTCCCATGCGGTCGCCCAAGTCATCACGGGCATTGGTTGCGGTGTAAGTAAGGCGTTGCGGTTCGCCGCCTATGGAGGGGATGGTATACACTTCCGTATTTCCATCATACTGGCCTGTAAAGGCAATTGTCTTACCGTCCGGTGAGAAACGGGGAAACATTTCGTATCCCACATGCGAAGTCAGGCGTTGAGCCTCTCCTCCCGTGACAGGCACTTTGTAAAGATCGCCTGCATACGAGAAGACAATCTCACTACCGTTCGTGGCCGGAAAACGCAACAAACGTGCTTCATCTGCCGCAGAAAGCCATGCAGATGCACCGATCAGAACGAATAAGGATAAAAGTAATTTCTTATTCATGTTATTTGAATTTAGTCAACTTACAAAAGTAAGAAAAGAATAAGAATAATTACACGAAAAGCATGCAAAAAATCAATCTTGCCACTTTAAGTGCAGTTCAACTGATGCCCCGGATTATTAACAAATTCCCCCGGCTTTATACCGAATTGTTTCTGGAAACACTTTGCAAAATACGACGGATTATTAAAACCTACCATATAGCAGATTTCATTAATACGGTATTTATTTTCCGCAAGCAGGGCTGCCGCTTTCTTCAACCTCACTATCTGTATCAATTCATTCGGAGTAACATTAGCCAGCGTCTTGATCTTGGCAAACAGACCGGAACGGCTGATACCAAGCTGTTCAGCCAGGAAATCAATTGTCAGTTCCGGTTCAGAGAAGTTTTGTTCGATAACCTCATTGATACGGGTCAGGAATTTATTGTCCACCGAGTTGCTGGCTATGCTGTTCAAAGGCACCATCGGCATTTTAGAAAACTTCTGGCGGAGCAGATTACGCAAGTCGAGAAGATTCTTGATACATGCCTCCAGATATTGTACTGAGAAAGGTTTCTCGATATAAGCATCCGCACCGCAGTCCATACCCTCTATCTTAGAGTTCGTATCCGTTTTTGCCGTCAGCAATATGAACGGGATATGACTGATAGCCTGGTCCGCCCGCAAAGCCTTGCAAAATTCCACCCCATCCATGCGTGGCATCATCCAGTCGCTCACAATCAAGGTCACCTCATGCACCTTCAGTTTTTTCAACGCTTCCACCCCATCTTCTGCCGTCAGAATGGAATATTGAGCGGAGAAACTGCTTGAAAGGAAGTTCAGCATCTCTTCGTTATCATCCACAATCAGCATTACCGGCTTATCTTTAGAGGACACCACCGACAGACTTTCCGACAAGATATCTTCGGGAACCGCCGGATTGAGAACACTTGCCTCCCCATTCTGCACCGTCTCCCCAACTTGTTCAATAGGCAGTGTCACTATGAAAGAGGAACCTTTATTGATTTCAGACTCTATCTCTATGCAACCGTTATGTGATTCCACAATGCTCTTCACAATACTGAGTCCGATACCCGTACCGGGTTTATTATCCATTGCCTGATAGAAAGGTTTGAAGATTTTCTTCCGGTCTTCTTGGCTGATACCGATTCCGTTATCAGTTACTCTCACCACAAACGTATGCTGTTCCGGCTGAATAAGACAAGAAAGGATTACTTTATCCTTGGTATATTTGCTTGCATTCGTCAGCAGATTGCTTATCAGCTTGGTGACCGCCTCACTATCAACCATAGCCGTAAAATCAGCATCGGGATATTCCACTTCCAGATGTGCACCATGCTGGGTGATAAACGGTTTAAACCGCTCGCAAACCGCCTGTAGTAATTGGCGGATATTCTGCGAAGCAAACCTAATAGTCATTCCCTCCTGCTCCACCTTACGGAAGTCCAGCAGTTGATTGACCAGAAACAGCAGTCGCTGACTATTGCGGTCGATAATATTCAGATCGTCCCGCAGCACTGCCGGCATTGGTATGGACGATTTCATTATCTTTTCCAAAGGACCAATGATAAGGGAAACCGGAGTACGGATTTCATGGGCTATCATCGTGAAGAACTTAATCTTAGCTTCATGTACTTCCTTCTCCTTACTCACATTCAACTGATTGATTTCCGCAGTGTGCTTCTTCTCCGTCCGCTTCAACAGGAAACGAATAAAGAAGGTCAGCGCTATGCACACCAATATGAAATAAAGTATTTTGGAAGCCGTGCTCCAGTAGAAAGGAGGATGAATGGTTATCTTTAAATTTGCTTCCTGGTCGCTCCAAATCCCATCATTATTCGTGGCTTTCACCTTAAAAACATATGTTCCGGCAGGCAAATTGGTATAAGTAGCTTTATTCTGCGAACCTACATAATTCCAGTCTTTATCGAAACCTTCCAGTTTATAAGCATACTGGTTCTTTTCGGGTGTGCAATAGCTCAATGAAGCATAAAGAAGGCTGAATACATGGTCTTTATAAGACAAATCCAGTTCCGTCATCTGATTCAGAGCCTTTGGTAACTGTTTATCTCCTATCCGGATTTCCTTGTTGAAGATTTCCAATCCAGCGATAATGACCGGTGGAAGCACTTTATTCGTTTTTATCTGATAAGGGTAGAAAGCATTGAAACCATTTACCGAACCGACATATATCTTCCCGTCGGAAGCTTTCAAAGCTGCATTAGGCAGGAATTGTTCGCTCTGCAACCCATCGCTGCGCGTAAAAACCTGACAACTCTCGCCGGGAGCATAACGAACCAGTCCCTTCGTTGTGGTCAGCCACAGCACACGCTGGTCTTCAACAATGCCGCAAATGTTACGGCTGGGAATATCCAAAGGTATCGCTTCAAACCGGTCTTCTTCAGCATTATACTT encodes the following:
- a CDS encoding hybrid sensor histidine kinase/response regulator transcription factor, which translates into the protein MKKIILAIIAGIIPLVLPAASTDFWFRHFSVEDGLSSNSVRAIMQDKYGFMWLGTDDGLNRYDGTTIKVYNLNPQGSNDYISSLYDTTDNIWVGTEDGVYIFDYETESFELFNVLTAQGDSIKSNVNHIAEDRDGNLWFSTVGQGIFKYNISKHYLEHYEFKDANGLMASVLIDSENQIWAVTNWGSPTVSKLNKAENKFDPFPITYETGKYDSNSLVMLEDSEHALWLGTWECGLQKIDRYTGQATTYLHPSEGKGATHIHSLMEYAPHQLLIGSDDGLLLFNTLTCEHQLFTEDETNPYSLSNRFVYPIVKDREGGIWVGTYYGGVNYLSPNTGQFECFAHSRFYNSVNGTVIGRFCEDSSGYIWIASDDGGLSRFSPKDKQFTHYMPDEHRNSLSYHNVHALCMDDDDLWIGTYTGGVNVLNTKTGAFRIYTTRGGDLTTLDGTSSYAIFRDREKRIWVTSMAGVNLYNREEDNFIRVKDLESLTIDIDQDANGNIWFSTQGKGLFKYNPDKKTWKNYVHSNVPGALVNDQVNCVLIDGNGNMWVGTMNGLCKYNAEEDRFEAIPLDIPSRNICGIVEDQRVLWLTTTKGLVRYAPGESCQVFTRSDGLQSEQFLPNAALKASDGKIYVGSVNGFNAFYPYQIKTNKVLPPVIIAGLEIFNKEIRIGDKQLPKALNQMTELDLSYKDHVFSLLYASLSYCTPEKNQYAYKLEGFDKDWNYVGSQNKATYTNLPAGTYVFKVKATNNDGIWSDQEANLKITIHPPFYWSTASKILYFILVCIALTFFIRFLLKRTEKKHTAEINQLNVSKEKEVHEAKIKFFTMIAHEIRTPVSLIIGPLEKIMKSSIPMPAVLRDDLNIIDRNSQRLLFLVNQLLDFRKVEQEGMTIRFASQNIRQLLQAVCERFKPFITQHGAHLEVEYPDADFTAMVDSEAVTKLISNLLTNASKYTKDKVILSCLIQPEQHTFVVRVTDNGIGISQEDRKKIFKPFYQAMDNKPGTGIGLSIVKSIVESHNGCIEIESEINKGSSFIVTLPIEQVGETVQNGEASVLNPAVPEDILSESLSVVSSKDKPVMLIVDDNEEMLNFLSSSFSAQYSILTAEDGVEALKKLKVHEVTLIVSDWMMPRMDGVEFCKALRADQAISHIPFILLTAKTDTNSKIEGMDCGADAYIEKPFSVQYLEACIKNLLDLRNLLRQKFSKMPMVPLNSIASNSVDNKFLTRINEVIEQNFSEPELTIDFLAEQLGISRSGLFAKIKTLANVTPNELIQIVRLKKAAALLAENKYRINEICYMVGFNNPSYFAKCFQKQFGIKPGEFVNNPGHQLNCT